The Pelmatolapia mariae isolate MD_Pm_ZW linkage group LG2, Pm_UMD_F_2, whole genome shotgun sequence sequence CTTTCCTTTCCTGGTCTCTGCTAGAAACAGACTGTACCAGTAGGCATCGTTGGAGACCAGAGTGGAGTCTGCGATGGTGGAGTTCCTCTCACTGATCACGCTGTTCCTGGAGGGAGGAGCTGCTTTGCTGGGCTTGGGTTTCTGACACTTGATCACGATGGTGACCAATATGGTGATGAGCAGCAGAAACGACACCGAGCCCAGACCGATGACCAAATACAGGTTGATGTCTGAGAAGATGTCATATTCCAGAGGCTCCTCAGTCATGTCAGAGTAGGCTTTAACAGCAGTCTCCATTGTGGTCAGTTTGATGGTGACTGTAGCAGAGAGAGCAGGATCTCCGTTGTCCttggcaacaacaacaagccTCTGGTGGCGTGGATCTCTGTAACTGAACATCCTCATAGTCCGGATCTCTCCATTGTATTGGTCCAGACTGAACAAGGTGGCGTCAATCACCTGTAGAAACTGGTAGGTGATCCGAGAGTTGTGCACAGAGTCATTGTCTAAGGCTATCACCTTGGCAACCAGGGATCCTTTATCAGTGGATCTGGGGATCTTTTCCTCCACCACAGAGCCCTGTGCACGCCACGGAGACACAATAACTGGAGCATTGTCGTTCTGGTCCACAATAATGATGTGAACAGTCACATTActgctgagaggaggagagccagAGTCTCTGGCCTCGATGTGGAACAGAAACTCCTTCTCAATCTCATAATCAAAGGTTTTGAGTGCATAAAGATTACCGTTCTCTGGATTGATGGAGAACAGCATGGACATGGAGGTGTTGGATATCTCCTTCTCTATTATGAAATATACTAGATACTGGTTTTCATGGAGGTCGGGGTCAAAGGCAGTGAGTGAGCTGAGCAAGGCCCCAGGTGCGTTATTCTCCATGACACGTATAGTATAAAATGACTGTGGGAACTGTGGGACATTATCATTAACATCCAGCAGCTCTAAAGTCATAGTTTCATTGTCAGTTAAAGGAGGAGAGCCTCTGTCTGTCACAGTGAAAGTGATGTCATATTCAGGCACCTTCTCACGGTCTAAAGGCTCCGACACTACTAATTCATAATAGTTATCAGAGGACTCCCTCAGTTTGAAAGGCATATTATCTGGAATATGAAGATCAACTATTCCATTATCACCTGAATCTTTATCACTGACACTAACTACAGCTATCACTGTGTCTAACTCGATGTTTTCAGTTACTGGACTCTGAAATGATTTAATTGATATTTCTGGGTGATTATCATTCATGTCTTCAATTAGAATCTTTATGGTGCATTGTCCTGTTAAGCTGCTGGCTCCTTTATCAGTAGCTATAACTTCCATATCATAAATCCTGAAATCTTCATAGTTCAGCATTCCCTTAACTGTAATTTCACCAGTGGCAGGATTCAGATTAAATGTCTCCTGTGTTTTTTCTGACGTATATAAACTGTATGAATATGTTATATCAGAATTTGATCCTTCATCTAAGTCTTTTGCATTTAAATGCACAACAAGACTTCCAATCGGAGAGTTTTCCATTAAATTTACACTCAGATTTTCTTTATCAAACGCAGGTGGATTGTCATTATTGTCCAGAATATGAACAATAACACTGGCAGTGCCAGAACGAGCGGGTGTTCCTCCATCTACAGCTGTGAGCATCAAGTTATGAACAGGCTGCTGCTCTCGGTCTAATGTCCTTGTTAGAATTAATTCTGCAAACTTCGATCCATCTCTTCCGGTCTGAACTTCTATATTAAAATATTCACTTTCACTCAGATAGTATGTTTTCACTGAATTGGATCCAACATCAGCATCGACTGCATTACTCAGAGAAAATCTCTCTCCTCTTGCTGTAACTTCGGATATATCCAGATGTATGGCGTCTCTTCGAAATTGTGGGGCGTTGTCGTTCATGTCAAGAATTTCTATTTCTATATTAAATATTCGTAACGGGCTTTCTAGTATTACCTCTAGTTTTAGATAGCAAGAGGACTTGGTATTGCACATGTATTCCCTGTCGATCTTTTCAACAACATACAGCTCACCAGTCTCTTTGTTCACATCCAGATATTTCTTGTTCGCGATGATATCAAGACGCATCTTCCTCTGATTCAGTGTTTTAAGATCCAGGGTCAGATCGGTGGCTAGATTAGCCACGACGGATCCTTCTTTCAATTCTTCTGGTATTGAATAATGAGTCACGGAGGCCGACAGTGGATTAGCGAtcgaaaacagaaaaagactgaGCAGCACGTACCTTTTCAATGACTCCATTGTTACAAAAGGACCCCTGGTTTTCTATCGAATCATATTACTTCACTCGGAATATTTGACGTTTCTAGCAATACTAATTTGCGCTGAAACCTCTTCTACCCTAAACACGTTCAAACATAATTTTATCGCACCGTTTTTGCTGCGGTAAAGTTTGCGAGTGCGTTTTCGCACTTTCAGCGCCACGGAGCTGTTTGGTCTTTTTCCGATTCGCTCAGACGTAGTTAGCATTGTGACTACGTTGATGGGCTGGGCTTTTATGGACGGAACAGCGCCACCGAAAATATCACACCACATTTTACCTATGTTAAAGGAAGcggaaaaagtaaaaaaaaaaaatatatatatatatatatgtatatatatacatatattgaaTTATTCATTTTAGATTTCGTGAGATTAGTTTTGATAATAAAGcaattttattttgcatttttaccaacgtcaattatatttatttacctGAAAAAGTCTAGCATGTAAAACGAGAATCCGCTGTTTTGTACAtgttacaaatacaaataataagGTTTATAAAGCACAGAAGTTACTGCAAAGGCGGACACTGGATTCCTACCTGCAGAGTAGAGGCTGCTGAGTCACTAGTGTCTGTCAGTCCTGTCCCTCTCGGTATGCTGGACACAATGTACCTGGAGCCTTTTGGCAGAGGCTGTCTAACCACCAGCTTTCCTTTCCTAGTCTCTGCCAGAAACAGACTGTACCAGTAGGCATCGTTGGAGACCAGAGTGGAGTCTGCGATGGTGGAGTTCCTCTCACTGATCACGCTGTTCCTGGAGGGAGGAGCTGCTTTGCTGGGCTTGGGTTTCTGACACTTGATCACGATGGTGACCAATATGGTGATGAGCAGCAGAAACGACACCGAGCCCAGACCGATGACCAAATACAGGTTGATGTCTGAGAAGATGTCATATTCCAGAGGCTCCTCAGTCATGTCAGAGTAGGCTTTAACAGCAGTCTCCATTGTGGTCAGTTTGATGGTGACTGTAGCAGAGAGAGCAGGCTCTCCGTTGTCCTTGGCTACAACAACCAGTCTCTGGTGGCGTGGATCTCTGTAACTGAACATCCTCATAGTCCGGATCTCTCCATTGTATTGGTCCAGACTGAACAAGGTGGCGTCAGTCACCTGTAGAAACTGGTAGGTGATCCGAGAGTTGTGCACAGAGTCAGTGTCTAAGGCTATCACCTTGGCAACCAGGGATCCTTTATCAGTGGATCTGGGGATCTTTTCCTCCACCACAGAGCCGTGTGCACGCCACGGAGACACAATGACTGGAGCATTGTCGTTCTGGTCCACAATAATGATGTGAACAGTCACGTTActgctgagaggaggagagccagAGTCTCTGGCCTCGATGTGGAACAGAAACTCCTTCTCAATCTCATAATCAAAGGTTTTGAGTGCATAAAGATTACCGTTCTCTGGATTGATGGAGAACAGCATGGACATGGAAGTGTTGGATATCTCCTTCTCTATTATGAAATATACTAGATACTGGTTTTCATGGAGGTCGGGGTCAAAGGCAGTGAGTGAGCTGAGCAAGGCCCCAGGTGCGTTATTCTCCATGACACGTATAGTATAAAATGACTGGGGGAACTGTGGAACATTATCATTAACATCCAGCAGCTCTAAAGTCATAGTTTCATTGTCAGATAAAGGAGGAGAGCCTCTGTCTGTCACAGTGAAAGTGATGTCATATTCCGGCACCTTCTCACGGTCTAATGTCTGTGACACTACTAATTCATAATAGTTATCAGAGGACTCCCTCAGTTTGAAAGGCATATTATCTGGAATATGAAGATCAACTATTCCATTATCACCTGAATCTTTATCACTGACACTAACTACAGCTATCACTGTGTCTATCTCGATGTTTTCAGTCACTGGACTCTGAAATGATTTAATTGATATTTCTGGGTGATTATCATTCATGTCTTCTACTAGAATCTTTATGGTGCATTGTCCTGTTAAACTGCTGGCTCCTTTATCAGCAGCTATAACTTCCATATCATAAATCCTGAAATCTTCATAGTTCAGTATTCCCTTAACTGTAATTTCACCAGTGGCAGGATTCAGATTAAATGTGTCCTGTGTTTTTTCTGACGTATATAAACTGTATGAATATGTTATATCAGAATTTAATCCTTCATCTAAGTCTGTTGCATTAAGATCAACAACAAGACTTCCAGTCGGAGAGTTTTCCATTATTTTAACActaagattttctttttcaaacgCGGGTGCGTTATCATTTGTATCTAAAACTCGTACAATAACACTGGCAGTGCCAGAGCGAGCAGGTGTTCCTCCATCTACAGCTGTGAGTATCAAGTTATGAACAGCCTGCTGCTCTCGATCTAATGTCTGTTTTAATATCAAATCCGCAAACTTTGATCCATCTCTTCCGGTCTGAACTTCAATTGTAAATTGTTCACTTTCACTTAAATGGTACGTTTTCACTGAATTAATGCCCACATCAGGATCAACGGCATTGCTCAAAGAGAATCTTTCTCCTGTAGGCGTTGATTCAGATATGTCTAAATGTATAGTCTCTCGTCGAAATTGCGGGGCGTTGTCGTTCATGTCAAGAATTTCTACTTCCATGTTAAATATTCGTACTGGACTTTCTAGTATTACCTCTAATCTTAGATAGCAAGACGTTGAGGACTTGGTATTGCAAATATGTTCCCTGTCGATCTTTTCAACAACATACAGCTCACCAGTCTCTTTGTTCACATCTAGATATTTCTTGTTTGCGATGATATCAAGACGCATCTTCCTCTGATTCAGTGTTTTAACATCCAGGCTGAGATCGGTGGCGAGATTAGCCACGACGGATCCTTCTTTCAATTCTTCTGGTATTGAATAATGAGTCGCTGAGGCTGATGTGTATcgaacaaaagagaaaataacaacAAGCAGCACATACCTCTTATGGAACCCCATTGTTCTGGAAACCCGTCTTTTAAGTGAGTTAATTGCTCTTCGAATGATCAAGTATATGATTCCAGCAATATTCAATTTTGATAGTCTGTCTTTCATCACAGGCAAACAGGCATTTCAATATCAACCTTTTCCTTGTCAAAAAAATGCCAGCGCCCCACGGAGGGGACCTTCAGCACTACGGagctgtccgcttgtttatcTCTTTTCTCAGACCACCACGGTGTTCCTACATGACGTCTGTGTGTTGGCTTTTTAGTTATAGAATAGCGCCACCCCTTTGATTTTACAAGGTCTTCCTAACTACGTTGAACATGATATGCCAAAAAATTATTTTCGATTCATACTTTTTTCATGTATGTATGCAGTGCGGACCGTAAACAACCAGGCCTtgctatatatatatcacaACTAATGAGGCGGGATCACTTGGGTTAAATTCGTTTATTCCCTTTCAGTGGGCTTAAATTTAGTAATTTTGAAAATTACATTCATAGTTAATACAAAGTTTATGCGTGCAAATTATTACATCCAATCGCttcaaaaatgtaacagtggAAACGACATGTCACTGAAAATGTGCAGATTATTTACAAATATAATTCACTTCAGATTATTTACTTTTCCACTTATTCTTCTGTGTTCTATGGTTTTCTAATTATTCATGTTGGTGACCCTTTAGATAAAGCAGTGAGTcactcctgtttttgttttgttttcttgtttgtcttttttttcttaccacTAATCAATACcaagtataaaaataaatatatattttttagaaaAGTGTTATTCATATCTATTGAagaaacatgaataaaaaaaacgtATTTATTGCAGTTATTAATTCCTTCGTTGTATAGTAGGTTGTGCATGCGACACTGGTGCCTCCTGGACGGTTTTGAAAGTTTATGTGAATTCACTGAAACTAAGTTATGCATGAACACGaattaatacaataataataataataataataataataataataataataataataattcatttaGAAAAATTAGTAGAATAGTTAAAATATTAGGGTTGCAATGCATCTGAAAATACTACCTCATGATAATTTCTGAGATTTTCCTATAATTCACTAgaatgttttaataaatgaagtcaagggttaaaagaaaaaatgtaataaaaattaatatttatatgttattgtgtaaataaaGTACCATATCTGTGCATTAACTTCCTACCTGCAGAGTAGAAGCTGCTGAGTCACTAGTGTCTGTCAGCCCTGTCCCTCTCGGTATGCTGGACACAATGTACCTGGAGCCTTTTGGCAGAGGCTGTCTAACCACCAACTTTCCTTTCCTGGTCTCTGCTAGAAACAGACTGTACCAGTAGGCATCGTTGGAGACCAGAGTGGAGTCTGCGATGGTGGAGTTCCTCTCACTGATCACACTGTTCCTGGAGGGAGGAGCTGCTTTGCTGGGCTTGGGTTTCTGACACTTGATCACGATGGTGACCAATATGGTGATGAGCAGCAGAAACGACACCGAGCCCAGACCGATGACCAAATACAGGTTGATGTCTGAGAAGATGTCATATTCCAAAGGCTCCTCAGTCATGTCAGAGTAGGCTTTAACAGCCGTCTCCATTGTGGTCAGTTTGATGGTGACCGTAGCAGAGAGAGCAGGCTCTCCGTTGTCCTTGGCTACAACAACCAGTCTCTGGTGGCGTGGATCTCTGTAACTGAACATCCTCATAGTCCGGATCTCTCCATTGTATTGGTCCAGACTGAACAAGGTGGCGTCAGTCACTTGTAGAAACTGGTAGGTGATCCGAGAGTTGTGCACAGAGTCATTGTCTAAGGCTATCACCTTGGCAACCAGGGATCCTTTATCAGTGGATCTGGGGATCTTTTCCTCCACCACAGAGCCGTGTGCACGCCACGGAGACACAATGACTGGAGCATTGTCGTTCTGGTCCACAATAATGATGTGGACGGTCACATTActgctgagaggaggagagccagAGTCTCTGGCCTCGATGTGGAACAGAAACTCCTTCTCAATCTCATAATCAAAGGTTTTGAGTGCGTAAAGATTACCGTTCTCTGGATTGATGGAGAACAGCATGGACATGGAAGTGTTGGATATCTCCCTCTCTATTATGAAATATACTAGATACTGGTTTTCATGGAGGTCGGGGTCAAAGGCAGTGAGTGAGCTGAGCAAGGCCCCAGGTGCGTTATTCTCCATGACACGTATAGTATAAAATGACTGGGGGAACTGTGGGACATTATCATTAACATCCAGCAGCTCTAAAGTCATAGTTTCATTGTCAGATAAAGGAGGAGAGCCTCTGTCTGTCACAGTGAAAGTGATGTCATATTCTGGCACCTTCTCACGGTCTAATGTCTGTGACACTACTAATTCATAATAGTTATCAGAGGACTCTCTCAGTTTGAAAGGCATATTATCTGGAATATGAAGATCAACTATTCCATTATCACCTGAATCTTTATCACTGACACTAACTACAGCTATCACTGTGTCTAACTCGATGTTTTCAGTTACTGGACTCTGAAATGATTTAATTGATATTTCTGGGTGGTTATCATTCATATCTTCTACTAGAATCTTTATGGTGCATTGTCCTGTTAAACTGCTGGCTCCTTTATCAGCAGCTATAACTTCCATATCATAAATCCTGAAATCTTCATAGTTCAGCATTCCCTTAACTGTAATTTCACCAGTGGCAGGATTCAGATTAAATGTGTCCTGTGTTTTTTCTGACGTATATAAACTGTACGAATATGTTATATCAGAATTTAATCCTTCATCTAAATCTGTTGCATTAAGATCAACAACAAGACTTCCAATCGGAGAATTTTCCATTACCTTTACATTCAGATTGTCTTTATCAAAGGCAGGTGCGTTATCATTTGTATCTAAAACTCGTACAATAACACTGGCAGTGCCAGAACGAGCAGGTGTTCCTCCATCTACAGCTGTGAGTATCAAGTTATGAACAGCCTGCTTCTCTCGATCTAATGTCTGTTTCAAGATCAAATCTGCAAACTTCGATCCATCTCTTCCGGTCTGAACTTCAATTGTAAATTGTTCACTTTCACTTAAATGGTACGTTTTCACTGAATTACTGCCCACATCGGGATCAACGGCATTGCTCAAAGAGAATCTTTCTCCTGTAGGCGTTGATTCAGATATGTCCAAGTGTATGGCGTCTCTTCGGAATTGTGGGGCGTTGTCGTTTATATCCAAAATTTCCAGTTCAATATTAAATATTCTCAAAGGATTTTCTAGTATTACTTccatttttaagtaacacaCCGTCAGCGTTTTTGTACAAAGATATTCCCTGTCAATCTTCTCAACAACATACAGCTCACCAGTCTCTTTGTTCACATCCAGATATTTTTTGTTGGCGATAAGGTCAAGCCGCATCTTCCTCTTACCGAGTGATTTAACGTCTAGGCTGAGATCAGTAGCAAGGTTAGCAACAACTGACCCTTCCTTCATTTCTTCGGGTATGGAGTAATGAGTCACTGAGGCCCATACGCTATGAAAAGAACTAAAAATAACGGCGAGCAGAACATACCTCTTAAATGACCTCATTGTTGCGTGGGACTCGTTTTTCTCGTTATTTAAGGGTTCACTGCATCTCAAGAGATATACTGTACGTGTATAGCAGTTTTCAGCATTTCTCTTCCCTCCTTGGTTAAAAAATATGCAGCCGATTCACTCCCAGCTATATCCCAGAGCAAGACGCGTTTAACGGGGGTGTTTCGGCACCTGGAAACTGTCGCTTCTCTTACGATACAAAATAATGGCGACGACACACAGTCATGACGTTTTGGTCTGAGCTGTTCCTGACCAAACAGCGCCACCTTTTGGATTTTATAATGTTTTGAAATGCTTGGCATGAAGATaagtttgaaatattttaatttatttcttgTATTGTCAGGTGTGACTGATTGACTCCATTTGCTTTTTAAGATAATGAAAAAGTTTGTTCATGACCTCACTTATTTTTGTTAATTACCCCCCacaaattaaagaaacaatgAATGAGAAACCATCAATGTCAGtaattggggggaaaaaaagaagaaaaacatatctGTTTACTATATTCTTACCTGCAGAGTAGAAGCTGCTGAGTCACTAGTGTCTGTCAGCCCTGTCCCTCTCGGTATGCTGGACACAATGTACCTGGAGCCCTTTGGCAGAGGCTGTCTAACCACCAACTTTCCTTTCCTGGTCTCTGCTAGAAACAGACTGTACCAGTAGGCATCGTTGGAGACCAGAGTGGAGTCTGCGATGGTGGAGTTCCTCTCACTGATCACACTGTTCCTGGAGGGAGGAGCTGCTTTGCTGGGCTTGGGTTTCTGACACTTGATCACGATGGTGACCAATATGGTGATGAGCAGCAGAAACGACACCGAGCCCAGACCAATGACCAAATACAGGTTGATGTCTGAGAAGATGTCATATTCCAGAGGCTCCTCAGTCATGTCAGAGTAGGTTTTAACAGCCGTCTCCATTGTGGTTAGTTTGATGGTGACTGTAGCAGAGAGAGCAGGCTCTCCATTGTCCTTGGCAACAACAACCAGTCTCTGGTGGCGTGGATCTCTGTAACTGAACATCCTCATAGTCCGGATCTCTCCATTGTATTGGTCCAGACTGAACAAGGTGGCGTCAGTCACCTGTAGAAACTGGTAGGTGATCCGAGAGTTGTGCACAGAGTCAGTGTCTAAGGCTATCACCTTGGCAACCAGGGATCCTTTATCAGTGGATCTGGGGATCTGTTCCTCCACCACAGAGCCGTGTGCACGCCACGGAGACACAATAACTGGAGCATTGTCGTTCTGGTCCACAATAATGATGTGAACAGTCACGTTActgctgagaggaggagagccagAGTCTCTGGCCTCGATGTGGAACAGAAACTCCTTCTCAATCTCATAATCAAAGGTTTTGAGTGCGTAAAGATTACCGTTCTCTGGATTGATGGAGAACAGCATGGACATGGATGTGTTGGCTATCTCCTTCTCTATTATGAAATAAACTAGATACTGGTTTTCATGGAGGTCGGGGTCAAAGGCAGTGAGTGAGCTCAGCAAGGCCCCAGGTGCGTTATTCTCCATGACACGTATAGTATAAAATGACTGGGGGAACTGTGGGACATTATCATTAACATCCAGCAGCTCTAAAGTCATAGTTTCATTGTCAGATAAAGGAGGAGAGCCTCTGTCTGTCACAGTGAAAGTGATGTCATATTCTGGCACTTTCTCACGGTCTAATGTCTGTGACACTGTTAATTCATAATAGTTATCAGAGGACTCCCTCAGTTTGAAAGGCATATTATCTGGAATATGAAGATCAACTATTCCATTATCACCTGAATCTTTATCACTGACACTAACTACAGCTATCACTGTGTCTAACTCGATGTTTTCAGTCACTGGACTCTGAAATGATTTAATTGATATTTCTGGGTGATTATCGTTCATATCTTCTACTAGAATCTTTATGGTGCATTGTCCTGTTAAACTGCTGGCTCCTTTATCAGCAGCTATAACTTCCATATCATAAATCCTGAAATCTTCATAGTTCAGCATTCCCTTAACTGTAATTTCACCAGTAGCAGGATTCAGATTAAATGTGTCCTGTGTTTTTTCTGACGTATATAAACTGTACGAATATGTTATATCAGAATTTAATCCTTCATCTAAATCTGTTGCATTAAGATCAATAACAAGACTTCCAATCGGAGAATTTTCCATTATTTTAACATTATAGATTGATTGATCAAATATAGGTGGATTGTCATTTGTGTCTAAAACATGAACAATAACACTGGCAGTGCCAGAACGAGCAGGTGTTCCTCCATCTACAGCTGTGAGTATCAAGTTATGAACAGCCTGCTTCTCACGATCTAATGTTTGTTTCAAGATCAAATCCGCAAATTTCGACCCATCTCTTCCGGTTTGAACTTCAATTGTAAATTGTTCACTTTCACTTAAATGGTACGTTTTCACTAAATTACTGCCCACATCGGGATCAACGGCATTGCTCAAAGAGAATCTTTCTCCTGTAGGCGTTGATTCAGATATGTCCAAGTGTATGGCGTCTCTTCGGAATTGTGGGGCGTTGTCGTTTATATCCAAAATTTCCAGTTCAATATTAAATATTCTCAAAGGATTTTCTAGTATTACTTCCATTTTTAGGTAACACACCGTCAGCGTTTGTGTACAAAGATATTCCCTGTCAATTTTCTCAACAACATACAGCTCACCAGTCTCTTTGTTCACATCCAGATATTTTTTGTTGGCGATAAGGTCAAGCCGCATCTTCCTCTTACCGAGTGATTTAACGTCTAGGCTGAGATCAGTAGCAAGGTTAGCAACAACTGACCCTTCCTTCATTTCTTCGGGTATGGAGTAATGAGTCACTGAGGCCCATACGCTATGAAAAGAACTAAAAATAACGGCGAGCAGAACATACCTCTTAAATGACCTCATTGTTCCGTGGGACCCGTTTTTCCCGTTATTTGAGGGTTCACTGCATTTCAAGAGATATACTGTACGTGTATAGCAGTTTTCAGTATTTCGCTTCCCTCCTTGGTTAAAAAATATGCAGCCGATTCACTCCCAGCTATATCCCAGAGCAAGACGCGTTTAACGGGGGTGTTTCGGCACCTGGAAACTGTCGCTTCTCTTACTATACGAAATAATGGCGACGACACACAGTCATGACGTTATGGTCTGAGCTGTTCCTGACCAAACAGCGCCACCTTTTGGATTTTATAGTGTTTTGAAATGCTTGGCATGAagataaattataaatatttcaATGTCTTTCTTGTATTGTCAGGTGTGACTGATTGACTCCATTTGCTTTTTAAGATAATGAAAAAGTTTGTTCATGACCTCACTTATTTTTGTTAATTATCCCccacaaataaaagaaacaatgaaTGAGAAACCATCAATGTCAataattgggggggggggggaagaagaaaaacatatctGTTTATTATATTCCTACCTGTAGAGTAGAAGCTGCTGAGTCACTAGTGTCTGTCAGTCCTGTCCCTCTCGGTATGCTGGACACAATGTACCTGGAGCCCTTTGGCAGAGGCTGTCTAACCACCAGCTTTCCTTTCCTGGTCTCTGCTAGAAACAGACTGTACCAGTAGGCATCGTTGGAGACCAGAGTGGAGTCTGCGATGGTGGAGTTCCTCTCACTGATCACACTGTTCCTGGAGGGAGGAGCTGCTTTGCTGGGCTTGGGTTTCTGACACTTGATCACGATGGTGACCAATATGGTGATGAGCAGCAGAAACGACACCGAGCCCAGACCGATGACCAAATACAGGTTGATGTCTGAGAAGATGTCATATTCCAGAGGCTCCTCAGTCATGTCAGAGTAGGCTTTAACAGCAGTCTCCATTGTGGTCAGTTTGATGGTGACTGTAGCAGAGAGAGCAGGATCTCCGTTGTCCTTGGCTACAACAACCAGTCTCTGGTGGCGTGGATCTCTGTAACTGAACATCCTCATAGTCCGGATCTCTCCATTGTATTGGTCCAGACTGAACAAGGTGGCGTCAGTCACCTGTAGAAACTGGTAGGTGATCCGAGAGTTGTGCACAGAGTCTGTATCTAAGGCTATCACCTTGGCAATCAGGGAGCCTTTATCAGTGGATCTGGGGATCTTTTCCTCCACCACAGAGCCGTGTGCACGCCACGGAGACACAATAACTGGAGAATTGTCGTTCTGGTCCACAATAATGATGTGGACAGTCACATTActgctgagaggaggagagccagAGTCTCTGGCCTCGATATGGAACAGAAACTCCTTCTCAATCTCATAATCAAAGGTTTTGAGTGCGTAAAGATTACCATTCTCTGGATTGATGGAGAACAGCATGGACATGGAGGTGTTGGCTATCTCCTTCTCTATTATGAAATAAACTAGATACTGGTTTTCATGGAGGTCAGGGTCAAAGGCAGTGAGTGAGCTGAGCAAGGCCCCAGGTGCGTTATTCTCCATGACACGTATAGTATAAAATGACTGGGGGAACTGTGGGACATTATCATTAACATCCAGCAGCTCTAAAGTCATAGTTTCATTGTCAGATAAAGGAGGAGAGCCTCTGTCTGTCACAGTGAAAGTGATGTCATATTCTGGCACCTTCTCACGGTCTAATGGCTCTGACACTGCTAATTCATAATAGTTATCAGAGGACTCCCTCAGTTTGAAAGGCATATTATCTGGAATATGAAGATCAACTATTCCATTATCACCTGAATCTTTATCACTGACACTAACTACAGCTATCACTGTGTCTAACTCGATGTTTTCAGTTACTGGACTCTGAAATGATTTAATTGATATTTCTGGGTGGTTATCATTCATGTCTTCTACTAGAATCTTTATGGTACATTGTCCTGTTAAACTGCTGGCTCCTTTATCAGCAGCTATAACTTCCATATCATAAATCCTGAAATCTTCATAGTTCAGTATTCCCTTAACTGTAACTTCACCAGTGGCAGGATTCAGATTAAATGTCTCCTGTGTTTTTTCTGACG is a genomic window containing:
- the LOC134644875 gene encoding protocadherin alpha-C2-like isoform X5 — translated: MESLKRYVLLSLFLFSIANPLSASVTHYSIPEELKEGSVVANLATDLTLDLKTLNQRKMRLDIIANKKYLDVNKETGELYVVEKIDREYMCNTKSSCYLKLEVILESPLRIFNIEIEILDMNDNAPQFRRDAIHLDISEVTARGERFSLSNAVDADVGSNSVKTYYLSESEYFNIEVQTGRDGSKFAELILTRTLDREQQPVHNLMLTAVDGGTPARSGTASVIVHILDNNDNPPAFDKENLSVNLMENSPIGSLVVHLNAKDLDEGSNSDITYSYSLYTSEKTQETFNLNPATGEITVKGMLNYEDFRIYDMEVIATDKGASSLTGQCTIKILIEDMNDNHPEISIKSFQSPVTENIELDTVIAVVSVSDKDSGDNGIVDLHIPDNMPFKLRESSDNYYELVVSEPLDREKVPEYDITFTVTDRGSPPLTDNETMTLELLDVNDNVPQFPQSFYTIRVMENNAPGALLSSLTAFDPDLHENQYLVYFIIEKEISNTSMSMLFSINPENGNLYALKTFDYEIEKEFLFHIEARDSGSPPLSSNVTVHIIIVDQNDNAPVIVSPWRAQGSVVEEKIPRSTDKGSLVAKVIALDNDSVHNSRITYQFLQVIDATLFSLDQYNGEIRTMRMFSYRDPRHQRLVVVAKDNGDPALSATVTIKLTTMETAVKAYSDMTEEPLEYDIFSDINLYLVIGLGSVSFLLLITILVTIVIKCQKPKPSKAAPPSRNSVISERNSTIADSTLVSNDAYWYSLFLAETRKGKLVVRQPLPKGSRYIVSSIPRGTGLTDTSNSAASTLQYPK
- the LOC134644875 gene encoding protocadherin alpha-C2-like isoform X1, translated to MKDRLSKLNIAGIIYLIIRRAINSLKRRVSRTMGFHKRYVLLVVIFSFVRYTSASATHYSIPEELKEGSVVANLATDLSLDVKTLNQRKMRLDIIANKKYLDVNKETGELYVVEKIDREHICNTKSSTSCYLRLEVILESPVRIFNMEVEILDMNDNAPQFRRETIHLDISESTPTGERFSLSNAVDPDVGINSVKTYHLSESEQFTIEVQTGRDGSKFADLILKQTLDREQQAVHNLILTAVDGGTPARSGTASVIVRVLDTNDNAPAFEKENLSVKIMENSPTGSLVVDLNATDLDEGLNSDITYSYSLYTSEKTQDTFNLNPATGEITVKGILNYEDFRIYDMEVIAADKGASSLTGQCTIKILVEDMNDNHPEISIKSFQSPVTENIEIDTVIAVVSVSDKDSGDNGIVDLHIPDNMPFKLRESSDNYYELVVSQTLDREKVPEYDITFTVTDRGSPPLSDNETMTLELLDVNDNVPQFPQSFYTIRVMENNAPGALLSSLTAFDPDLHENQYLVYFIIEKEISNTSMSMLFSINPENGNLYALKTFDYEIEKEFLFHIEARDSGSPPLSSNVTVHIIIVDQNDNAPVIVSPWRAHGSVVEEKIPRSTDKGSLVAKVIALDTDSVHNSRITYQFLQVTDATLFSLDQYNGEIRTMRMFSYRDPRHQRLVVVAKDNGEPALSATVTIKLTTMETAVKAYSDMTEEPLEYDIFSDINLYLVIGLGSVSFLLLITILVTIVIKCQKPKPSKAAPPSRNSVISERNSTIADSTLVSNDAYWYSLFLAETRKGKLVVRQPLPKGSRYIVSSIPRGTGLTDTSDSAASTLQASTTSSSSST